In Paenibacillus stellifer, the DNA window TCCATCAAGCAAATTACCAGCTACACTGTCCGGACGCTCTGTATTGTACAAGGTGGGGAAGGGGGTATACTTCTTCTGCTCAATTAACTGTTCGATATAACCAGACTCCAGTATGGAGTCAATCCGTATCTCCTGAAGCCTCTTTCGAAGCTCATTAATTTTGTTCTCGTCTGCAAGGCTGTGCACATACATCATGGTGACGGTCGTCTGCGTCACGCGGCCGATCTGAAAGCTCTCTGTCCACAGATCACGGCTCTTAATTCTTCTCCGTACCAAAGCGATATTCGTCCCGATCGTTTCGGAGAACGACTCCTTAGAGCCCCGGATGGACACCTGGGTGGCAGCTTCCGATATGGGACGGGTCTCGCCTCCGCTCATCTCAGCTCCAATCCCCCGGTCCAGCCCGTCGATAACAACGACTGTACAGCCCGACAGAAGTGTGGTATACAGACTGTCCCAATCTTTAATTTCTATCTGCTTGGTCATACTGATTGCCTTCTCCTGGGCAAAAGACAAAAAAAGCCCTGCTATCGGCATTCCGTCGCCGAACTCTGCGCTGCTGTTGAACGACGTCAAATGACTGACGAAGCTGTCTGCCAGCGCCTTGTCCACAATCCCATCGATTTAGACGGCACCTATTTGCAGGTCTGCTCCGGCAAGCTTAATCGTGCGGATGGTCAAGTCGGAACTGCCGCCCAAATCTTGCCGGATCCGGTTCATATTTTCCTCAAGAGAGGAGGAGAGAGGGGAGTTCTGTGTCCCGGTGCTTGCGGACGCAGCTGATTGATTTTGAGATTGTCGCCGGGTAGGCATTGCGCACACCTCCTGTCTAATACTCTTTGCGCGCAATTCCTTTTTTATACAGATGAGTGGAGGAGTGCATACAACTACACGTTGATAAGCATAAAAAAATCCTTTCGAACGCTAGGGTTCGAAAGGACTTGTCCGGTCTTGGCAGAACGGTTAATTATTATTTTGCCGCTGCGCTGGCTGCAGGAGCGGAGGAGGAAGCAGGAGCTGCAGAAGCTTCCGCTTTCTTGGCGTCTGTCAGCGTATTGGTGATCTTGGCTCCCTTGGTCAGATCCTGCATCCAAGTGGAGGACATTTCGGAGATTTTCTGGGTGATCAGTTTCTCGCGAATCTTGTCCTTGGAGTTCTCAAGTGTCGGTGTAACGGCATCCTTATGGTCGGTTACCTTAATAATGTGATAACCGTATTCCGTCTTGACCGGTTCGCTGATTTCTCCGACCTTCATCTTGAACGCGGTATCCGAAAATTCAGCCACCATGTCGCCTTTCTTGAAGTAGTCGAGGTCCCCGCCTTTATCCTTGGAGCCTGTATCGGAGGATTTCTCCTTCGCCAGAGTGGCGAAGTCTGCACCTTCTTTCAGCTGCTTCTCGATGGCGTCGGCTTCTTCTTTGGTTGCTACCAGGATGTGGGAAGCGCGAACTTCTTCTTCGCTGCCGAGCGAAGCTTTGTTCTCGTCATAGTATTTCTTGATATCGTCGTCGGTGACGGTTACTTTTGGCTCGAGCAGCTTGCGGATTTTGACCTGCAGAGGCATTTGCTCCTTCAAGTCGTCCATCGTCATGCCGCTTTGGGACAGAGCGCTTTCGAGGCCGGACTCGCCGCCGAACTGTTCCTGAAGATCTTTGATTTCGGCCTGAATGTCGGCGTCGCTAACCGTAACTTTGTTCCGATCGGCTTCCTGGTCAACCAGTTCCTGCGTAATCATCGATTGCAGCGTGGATTCGCCGCCTGCTTTGACCAGCTTGTCATAAAGTTCATTCTTCGTAATATCCTTACCGTTGACCGTTGCGACCGGAGTATCGCCGTCAGCTTTCTGGAATGGTGGCTTGATCAATACAATAATCAGCGCAACCACCAGAACGACAGAGGCGATCATCCATGCATTGACGCTGCGGGGACGTGCCGGAACGCCTGCGGGCTGTTCACCGGCTCTGTCCATCACGGGGATTACCTCTTTTGTGTTATCGACTTCGGCGACCTCCGCGTCCGTCGTGTTGTTCCTTTGTTCGTTCTCTTCAAACTTCTTTTCGTCCATTGCTACTATGACTCCCTTCAATTATAGGTGATGCCTGTCTTCAACCACTTTACCAGAAAAAATGCCACTAAACCTTAAGAGAGCATAAAAAATGCGCTTTCTTTGTAAAGAAAGGCTTCAAAACACGGCAAAAGGCCGGAAAACACGGATTTCCATGTCTTCCGGCCTTTTGCCGTTTCGAAGTCTGTAACCGCTTTAGGAAATACGGGTGTTGAGCAGTTGGCGGATATGATCCTGCTTTCTTCTCGGAATGCGGACCCGTTTGGCGTACCAGCTCTTGTCTCCAAAATACACGCAGTCATCTTCGACGGAAGTGACTTTGTTCAAATTAATGTACACGCCGCCTTGTACATGATAGTAGCTCGAAGATTGCAGCAACCGGTTCAGCTGTTCGGCAGACATTCTCTTTTTAATGTTGTAGTTTCTGCCGTGAAAAATGACCAGGTCGTGATCTCCGACCTTAAAGAACAGAACGTCCGTTTCCACCTCGAAGTCCTCATATACATTTCTGGCTTCCAGTAGAATGCTGCTCATTCCTGTTCCCCCTTATAAATATTTTAATGTATGTTAGCGCTTTCATTATAACACGGCAGTCAGGAGTTGAAAAGACTTATTTTTAAACTATTTTTGACTTTTCGAATGTCGGATTTGTCATTGACGGTGAAAAACTGTACATTAAATAAGAATCACGGAACATATGCCATACTGCAGTTCCGGCAAGATACCGAGGAGGAGAGAGAAATGAACAATACTGCAGAGCTGCTGTTGCTAGTGGGGTCCTACTCCCCATCCGACAAGGATGGAATTCATGTATACCGTTTTGAAGCAGAGGGCGGGGGGAAGCTTGAACGGCTTAGCGGAACGGACGGCATTGCGAATCCGACGTTTCTGAATGTCGACGCTGGAACCAAGCGCCTTTACGCCATAGGGGAATGTGTAAATTCCGATGGAGTTAAAGAAGGAGAAGTTGCTGCCTATTCGATTGATGTTAAGTCCGGAACCCTCGGGGAATTGAGCCGTACGGGTACGATGAAGGCTGAGAACGGAGTCCAGACGACGACTTGTCACATCAACCGGGATTCATCAAGCCGGTTTCTAACCGTTGTGAGCTATCATGGAGGCAAGATTGGCATTGTCGAGCTTGACAATGAAGGTCGTACGGTCAAGCTGACCGACACAGCCCTTCATGCAGGCCACGGAGCCGACCCTGTACGCCAGGACCGGCCTCATCCGCACTGCGCCATATTCAGTCCAGACGAACGCTACTTGTTCGTATGCGATCTTGGTCTCGATCTGATTCGAGGCTACCGGGTGGACCGGGATACGCTCAAGCTTGAGCTGCATGGCGACACGAAGCTTCATCCGGGCGCGGGACCTCGGCATTTCACGTTTCATCCAGACGGGCATTCCGCTTATGTCAT includes these proteins:
- a CDS encoding peptidylprolyl isomerase, whose translation is MDEKKFEENEQRNNTTDAEVAEVDNTKEVIPVMDRAGEQPAGVPARPRSVNAWMIASVVLVVALIIVLIKPPFQKADGDTPVATVNGKDITKNELYDKLVKAGGESTLQSMITQELVDQEADRNKVTVSDADIQAEIKDLQEQFGGESGLESALSQSGMTMDDLKEQMPLQVKIRKLLEPKVTVTDDDIKKYYDENKASLGSEEEVRASHILVATKEEADAIEKQLKEGADFATLAKEKSSDTGSKDKGGDLDYFKKGDMVAEFSDTAFKMKVGEISEPVKTEYGYHIIKVTDHKDAVTPTLENSKDKIREKLITQKISEMSSTWMQDLTKGAKITNTLTDAKKAEASAAPASSSAPAASAAAK
- a CDS encoding lactonase family protein produces the protein MNNTAELLLLVGSYSPSDKDGIHVYRFEAEGGGKLERLSGTDGIANPTFLNVDAGTKRLYAIGECVNSDGVKEGEVAAYSIDVKSGTLGELSRTGTMKAENGVQTTTCHINRDSSSRFLTVVSYHGGKIGIVELDNEGRTVKLTDTALHAGHGADPVRQDRPHPHCAIFSPDERYLFVCDLGLDLIRGYRVDRDTLKLELHGDTKLHPGAGPRHFTFHPDGHSAYVINEVDSTITAFTYDAQKGQLTLAETYPALPSDFKDENTCGEITLSPDGRFLYGSNRGHDSIVVYEVNGPAKLEYVEHVSTHGGHPRHFALTPDGAYLICANRDGNNLVVFSRNAASGRLAFTGVEAEVSKPVCVKPVEIRA